One Brachybacterium kimchii genomic window carries:
- a CDS encoding extracellular solute-binding protein encodes MDGEKVRIALDGPEVEKYTDLWQQLIDDELLAPIEDWSDEWYQGLANGTIASLVSGAWMPGNFESGVAGGKGDWRVAPMPQWESGEKSSAENGGSGLGVVDASKNKELAYAFVEWATTGDGVETRINATFPSTVADLESAKFLDLESDYFGGQKINEVFAESAANVPKDWSFLPYQVYANSILHDNIGGAYEGDESLADGLQSWQQALVKYGKDQGFTVEEG; translated from the coding sequence GTGGACGGGGAGAAGGTCCGCATCGCCCTCGACGGTCCCGAGGTCGAGAAGTACACCGATCTGTGGCAGCAGCTGATCGACGACGAGCTGCTGGCACCGATCGAGGACTGGAGCGACGAGTGGTACCAGGGGCTCGCCAACGGCACCATCGCGAGTCTGGTCTCCGGCGCCTGGATGCCCGGGAACTTCGAGTCCGGGGTCGCCGGCGGCAAGGGCGACTGGCGTGTGGCTCCGATGCCGCAGTGGGAGTCCGGGGAGAAGAGCTCGGCGGAGAACGGAGGATCCGGTCTGGGCGTCGTGGATGCCTCGAAGAACAAGGAGCTCGCCTACGCCTTCGTCGAGTGGGCCACCACCGGCGACGGGGTCGAGACCCGCATCAATGCGACCTTCCCGTCCACCGTCGCTGACCTGGAGTCGGCGAAGTTCCTGGACCTGGAGTCCGACTACTTCGGGGGCCAGAAGATCAACGAGGTGTTCGCCGAGTCCGCCGCGAACGTCCCGAAGGACTGGTCCTTCCTGCCCTACCAGGTGTACGCCAACTCGATCCTGCACGACAACATCGGCGGTGCGTACGAGGGCGACGAGAGCCTTGCGGACGGGCTGCAGAGCTGGCAGCAGGCCCTCGTGAAGTACGGCAAGGACCAGGGCTTCACGGTGGAGGAGGGATGA
- a CDS encoding sialidase family protein, whose protein sequence is MSAMDRTASARPASAHRWSTGARALLASLTVAVLALALGLAPTTTAQAAPVTPTEKDAKPRFDESTIFQREQAGYFCFRIPAVVETKDGTLLAFAEGRKDSGCGDSGNIDTVVRRSHDGGKTWGAVELIDDAGVDTIGGPLPIVDQKTGRIVLITTHNPATNHNLRTPYVQYSDDDGKTWSKRKNIKDDIMDPSWQKWFATGPGHGIQLKHGPHAGRMLIGLNHEGYISGSESHDTGAALAYSDDGGVTWQLGADEGFVPEELKPQELSLAELPDGKILVSAREQHGSAEGNRAFTTSSDGGESYDGTFKTDPDLATPVSQGAIETYIDDQGRDRVLYAGESHPRARKVLSIRSSFDQGKTWQSWEEGKVINWGNAAYSDILPLTDEELALVYETGDEDAYQEIRFARFDNAYLDSPNDEAPGVIKHPDGPTTPDVSGRENTAYVRGNPDLVDGVHGKALEMDMEPADNGDNDRVDVPYGEEVDLDDSDFTISTWFRYGDEPHDQALFWAYNMGSGLPGLWVRGEPGADRLRAMIGTETGDLSLTTKSAYNDKAWHHLAMTRTDDVVQLWVDGVKTAEGKTPPGSLTRGGDLLGIDGFFLGQRLDGNNKLAGALDDVRVYDTALDGDQIGALADGKMLLGDDSDLRLHLPLDEVSDAD, encoded by the coding sequence ATGAGCGCCATGGACCGCACCGCCTCCGCCCGTCCCGCCTCCGCACACCGATGGTCGACCGGCGCCCGAGCACTGCTCGCCTCCCTCACCGTCGCAGTCCTCGCCCTCGCGCTGGGACTCGCCCCGACCACCACCGCGCAGGCCGCACCGGTGACTCCCACCGAGAAGGACGCTAAGCCCCGGTTCGACGAGAGCACCATCTTCCAGCGCGAGCAGGCCGGCTACTTCTGCTTCCGCATCCCAGCCGTCGTCGAGACGAAGGACGGCACCCTGCTCGCCTTCGCCGAGGGCCGCAAGGACAGCGGCTGCGGCGACTCCGGCAACATCGATACCGTCGTGCGCCGATCGCACGACGGCGGGAAGACCTGGGGAGCTGTCGAACTCATCGACGATGCCGGCGTGGACACCATCGGGGGCCCGCTGCCGATCGTCGACCAGAAGACCGGTCGGATCGTGCTGATCACGACGCACAACCCGGCGACGAACCACAATCTGCGCACTCCGTACGTCCAGTACTCCGATGACGACGGCAAGACCTGGAGCAAGCGGAAGAACATCAAGGACGACATCATGGATCCGTCCTGGCAGAAGTGGTTCGCCACCGGCCCCGGCCACGGGATCCAGCTGAAGCACGGCCCGCACGCTGGCCGCATGCTGATCGGACTGAACCACGAGGGCTACATCTCCGGGTCGGAGTCGCATGACACCGGCGCCGCCCTCGCCTACAGCGACGATGGCGGGGTGACCTGGCAGCTCGGGGCTGATGAGGGCTTCGTCCCGGAGGAGTTGAAGCCCCAGGAGCTGAGCCTCGCCGAGCTGCCCGACGGGAAGATCCTCGTCTCCGCCCGCGAGCAGCACGGCTCCGCCGAGGGCAATCGGGCCTTCACCACCAGCTCCGACGGCGGGGAGAGCTACGACGGCACTTTCAAGACCGACCCCGATCTGGCGACGCCCGTCTCACAGGGCGCGATCGAGACGTACATCGACGACCAGGGCCGGGACCGGGTGCTCTACGCCGGCGAATCCCATCCGCGGGCACGCAAAGTGCTCTCGATCCGGTCCTCCTTCGACCAGGGGAAGACCTGGCAGTCCTGGGAGGAGGGCAAGGTCATCAACTGGGGCAACGCCGCGTACTCCGACATCCTGCCGCTGACGGACGAGGAGCTCGCCCTCGTCTACGAGACCGGCGACGAGGACGCCTACCAGGAGATCCGCTTCGCCCGCTTCGACAACGCATACCTCGACTCCCCGAACGACGAGGCACCCGGCGTGATCAAGCATCCCGACGGGCCGACCACCCCGGACGTCTCCGGACGGGAGAACACCGCCTACGTGCGCGGCAACCCCGACCTGGTCGACGGCGTGCATGGCAAGGCCCTCGAGATGGACATGGAGCCCGCCGACAACGGCGACAACGATCGGGTGGACGTGCCGTACGGGGAGGAAGTGGACCTCGACGACTCGGACTTCACCATCTCGACCTGGTTCCGCTACGGGGACGAACCTCATGACCAGGCCCTCTTCTGGGCCTACAACATGGGCAGCGGCCTGCCCGGCCTCTGGGTCCGCGGCGAACCGGGAGCGGACCGGCTCCGCGCGATGATCGGCACCGAGACCGGTGATCTCTCACTGACCACGAAGAGCGCTTATAACGACAAGGCGTGGCATCACCTCGCGATGACCCGCACGGATGACGTCGTCCAGCTGTGGGTCGATGGAGTGAAGACGGCCGAGGGAAAGACCCCGCCCGGATCGCTCACCCGCGGTGGTGATCTGCTGGGGATCGATGGTTTCTTCCTCGGCCAGCGACTCGACGGGAACAACAAACTCGCCGGTGCACTGGACGACGTGCGCGTCTACGACACGGCGCTCGACGGTGATCAGATCGGTGCGCTCGCCGACGGGAAGATGCTGCTCGGGGACGACTCCGATCTGCGCCTTCACCTGCCTTTGGATGAGGTGAGCGATGCGGACTGA